The following proteins are encoded in a genomic region of Magnolia sinica isolate HGM2019 chromosome 1, MsV1, whole genome shotgun sequence:
- the LOC131245475 gene encoding (-)-germacrene D synthase-like, translating to MQKVDAWTRKVEMLKEEVRRMLVNAKGSVQEMNLIDDIQRLGVAYHFEKEIDEALQRMYDAYTDVNYDDLYAVALRFRLLRQGGYNVSSDHDHENLNGEADVFSKFKGEDGNFKATLSSNVRGMLSLYEAAYLSIQGEDILDEAIVFTSGHLKTIVAYLHHPLDAKVQRALELPLHKRIPRLESRCYISLYPEVESHNDVLLELARLDFNCLQSLHQRELRDLSRWWKDLGLATKYPFARDRLVETYLWILGLYFEPQYTRARAITTKIMKISSIIDDTYDAYATFEELEIFTNAVYRWELEASEGLPDYMKACYLVLLNTVDEIESQMMPDEKFYRTNYIKREMKVLVQSYLDEAKWVNRRHVPKIEEHLHVSLLSCGFSLLIGVGYVGMGDVASKEVFDWLNTHPKFVMDLSIVCRLVDDIVGHHFEQEREHVASTVECYMKEHGVSEEEACTKLREMIAMGWKDINKACLRPTVIPLPLLLRGTNLPRVIEDLYIHGDGYTHSKHETKEKVIALLVDPVPIPM from the exons ATGCAGAAGGTGGATGCATGGACTAGAAAGGTTGAAATGCTTAAGGAAGAAGTGAGAAGGATGCTGGTCAACGCCAAGGGATCAGTGCAAGAAATGAATCTGATCGATGATATCCAGCGGCTTGGAGTGGCTTATCACTTTGAAAAGGAGATTGACGAGGCATTACAGCGTATGTACGATGCATATACAGATGTTAATTATGATGATTTGTATGCTGTTGCACTCCGATTCCGACTGCTAAGGCAAGGAGGGTACAATGTGTCTTCAG ACCATGACCATGAAAATTTAAACGGTGAAGCAGATGTTTTCAGCAAATTCAAAGGTGAGGATGGAAACTTCAAAGCAACCCTAAGCAGCAATGTGAGGGGCATGTTAAGTTTATATGAAGCCGCGTACTTAAGCATACAAGGAGAAGATATATTGGATGAAGCAATTGTTTTCACTAGTGGCCATCTTAAGACCATCGTGGCATACCTTCATCATCCTCTTGATGCAAAGGTACAGCGGGCCCTAGAGCTTCCACTACACAAGCGCATACCAAGGCTGGAGTCAAGGTGCTACATTTCACTCTATCCAGAAGTTGAGTCTCACAACGACGTGTTGCTTGAGCTTGCAAGATTGGATTTTAATTGTCTACAGTCACTGCATCAGAGAGAGTTGAGGGACCTCTCTAG GTGGTGGAAAGATCTTGGGCTTGCAACCAAGTACCCTTTTGCAAGAGATAGATTGGTGGAAACGTACCTTTGGATTTTGGGACTGTACTTTGAGCCTCAGTACACCCGTGCAAGAGCCATAACaaccaaaataatgaaaatttcatCGATAATTGATGACACTTACGATGCATATGCCACCTTCGAGGAACTTGAAATATTCACTAATGCAGTCTACAG GTGGGAACTTGAGGCCTCAGAAGGGCTTCCAGATTACATGAAGGCTTGCTATCTTGTGCTCCTGAACACTGTGGATGAAATAGAGAGCCAGATGATGCCAGATGAAAAATTCTATCGTACAAACTACATAAAAAGAGAA ATGAAGGTGCTCGTCCAGTCCTACTTGGATGAAGCCAAATGGGTCAACAGAAGGCACGTGCCTAAAATAGAAGAGCATCTTCATGTTTCACTACTCAGTTGTGGCTTCTCATTACTCATTGGTGTTGGCTATGTTGGCATGGGAGATGTGGCCAGCAAGGAAGTCTTTGATTGGCTGAATACCCATCCAAAGTTCGTTATGGATTTGTCTATTGTATGCCGACTGGTGGATGACATCGTAGGCCATCAT TTTGAGCAAGAGAGGGAGCATGTTGCTTCAACTGTCGAGTGCTACATGAAGGAGCATGGTGTATCAGAGGAAGAAGCATGTACCAAGCTTCGAGAAATGATTGCTATGGGGTGGAAGGACATAAACAAGGCATGCCTTAGACCGACAGTTATCCCATTGCCACTTCTTCTTCGAGGGACCAACTTACCACGTGTGATAGAAGACCTATACATCCATGGAGATGGATATACTCATTCCAAACATGAGACGAAAGAGAAAGTCATTGCGCTGCTTGTTGATCCTGTTCCCATTCCCATGTGA